In Candidatus Binatia bacterium, the genomic stretch GCGGGAATGTCCGCCCAGATCGGCTGGCTCTTTGCCGTCCTCGCCTTGATCTTCCTGGTCGTGGCGCTGCTCGGCGGTGGTCGCGGCGGCAACATCACGACGATTCCTTGACGACACGGCGCTGCACGTTTGAAGCGGCAGCCGGGCACCCTTGCCCGGCTGCCGGCAGCAGCCGTCGAGGCGGCGACGCCAGGAACCGTTGGAAATCGAGTTGCGCCGCCGCCGAGGAGAAAAGCCCATGAAGCCGCAATCCATTTCGAAACTGTTCAGGCTTGGCGCCTGCTGCGCGGTCCTTGCGCTTGCCGGCCCTGCCTGGGCGAAAACACCCGCTGATGCGTGGATCACTACCAAGGCCAAGCTCGCGCTGATGACCTCCGAGGGCGTGAGCTCCAATTCCGTCAACGTCGACACGGTGGACCACCAGGTCACGCTGCACGGCACCGTGGCCAGCGCCGACGAAAAGCAGAAAGCGGAGACGGCCGTCCGTTCCATTGACGGCGTGAGCAATGTTCGTGACCTCCTGCAGGTGGTCCCAGCGTCGCGCGAGAACGCGGTACAGCGCACCGATGCCGAGATTTCCAGGCAGGTGAGTGACGCGCTGACGAGCCAGCCTTCCCTCAAGAGCAGCAGCATCTCGGTCGCGTCGGTCAACAACGGCGTCGTCTTGCTCAAGGGAAATGCCAGGAGCCTGACCGACCACCTGACCGCGGTGCAGACCGCTCGCGGCGTTCCGGGCGTGCGGCGGGTCGCCAGCGAAGTCCAGAGCAGCGACGCGCTGGCGGATTCGCAGATCTGGAACGAATCGCGCTACTCGGCCTCCAACGAGCCTCCGCCCGCGCCCGCTGCGAATGAACACCGCAGCCTGACGGGCGAAGCGAAAGATACGGCGCGAAAGACCGGACGCGAGGCGGAAGACATCGCGCGTGACACTGGCCATGCCGTTGCGGGCGCGGCCCGCACCACTGCCGATGCGGCCACCGACCTGTACGCCACTTCGATGATCAAGATGCGCCTGCTGGCGGACCGTGAAACTCCGGCGATGGACATCAACGTCGACACCACCGGCGGCGACGTCACGCTGTTCGGCATCGTCCCCAGCGAGCAGGCGCGTC encodes the following:
- a CDS encoding DUF1328 domain-containing protein encodes the protein MLHYAIVFFVIALIAAVLGFNGVAGMSAQIGWLFAVLALIFLVVALLGGGRGGNITTIP
- a CDS encoding BON domain-containing protein, coding for MKPQSISKLFRLGACCAVLALAGPAWAKTPADAWITTKAKLALMTSEGVSSNSVNVDTVDHQVTLHGTVASADEKQKAETAVRSIDGVSNVRDLLQVVPASRENAVQRTDAEISRQVSDALTSQPSLKSSSISVASVNNGVVLLKGNARSLTDHLTAVQTARGVPGVRRVASEVQSSDALADSQIWNESRYSASNEPPPAPAANEHRSLTGEAKDTARKTGREAEDIARDTGHAVAGAARTTADAATDLYATSMIKMRLLADRETPAMDINVDTTGGDVTLFGIVPSEQARHEAENEARKVAGVRSVKNELQVVADAKKPDVTAKDDQLESDVKQRLKARDDLKDVNADVKNCVVRLSGTVPSGEEKVEASQVARATRGVCSVQNDVRLHE